The Methylotenera sp. G11 genome includes a window with the following:
- a CDS encoding MotA/TolQ/ExbB proton channel family protein, producing the protein MQNGYEFNAWEFIAAGGVVSFLVAATLLIMSVASWYLIITKSIAAWRLRAAYKSYKQQFWNAPNLNAALKIDQETALSVLAKEAVAAAEHHKLHASRNSEQVTQDEFVARAMNRSIAEESAKMESGLTVLASVGSVSPFVGLFGTVWGIYHALASISASGQATLDKVAGPVGEALIMTALGLAVAIPAVLAYNALVRSNRALSGELEKFGYSLHTLLTTGAVIKSAHDEAKLASAKEHIHIAEVPA; encoded by the coding sequence ATGCAGAATGGTTATGAATTTAATGCCTGGGAGTTTATCGCCGCCGGTGGTGTGGTGTCTTTCCTGGTGGCGGCTACGTTGTTGATCATGTCAGTGGCAAGCTGGTATCTGATTATCACAAAAAGCATAGCGGCATGGCGTTTACGTGCAGCCTATAAAAGCTATAAACAGCAGTTCTGGAATGCGCCCAACTTGAATGCAGCATTAAAAATAGACCAGGAGACCGCTTTATCTGTGCTCGCAAAAGAAGCAGTGGCAGCGGCTGAGCATCATAAGCTGCATGCATCCAGAAATTCGGAGCAGGTCACGCAGGATGAATTTGTTGCACGTGCAATGAATCGCAGCATTGCAGAAGAGAGTGCGAAGATGGAAAGCGGGTTGACCGTGCTGGCCTCAGTCGGCAGCGTATCGCCGTTCGTGGGCTTGTTTGGCACGGTGTGGGGCATTTATCATGCGCTGGCAAGTATCAGTGCAAGCGGCCAGGCCACGCTGGATAAAGTCGCCGGGCCAGTCGGCGAAGCCTTGATCATGACTGCGCTGGGTCTGGCAGTGGCGATTCCTGCCGTATTGGCTTACAACGCATTGGTGCGCAGCAATCGTGCGCTTTCCGGCGAGCTGGAAAAGTTTGGCTACAGCCTGCATACACTGTTAACGACAGGTGCCGTGATTAAATCGGCGCATGATGAGGCGAAACTGGCTTCAGCCAAAGAACACATTCATATTGCAGAGGTGCCGGCATGA
- a CDS encoding energy transducer TonB — MVANLKLVANSSWFQSDAAIDEPGVRDLPLASASAASEAEDTAPSYKMLAAVLSVHMLILAGMLIASTDVEVKEQLITPMTVSLVNAPSAEEPQVTEQPPEVVTVPKKQKSEVKPIQKPVELPAKEVESTLPARSEPSAMPAVTEAASSESPVKSEEAAQPVEAPAKDKAEAEPVVEPPRFGAAYLNNPAPAYPSISRRAGEQGRVLLKVLVSEKGLAETVQLDSSSGYEKLDRAAIEAVKKWSFIPAKRSNQPVSAYVLVPVKFSLNS; from the coding sequence ATGGTGGCTAATCTGAAGTTGGTGGCAAATTCAAGCTGGTTCCAGTCGGATGCGGCAATTGATGAACCCGGCGTACGTGACTTGCCGCTGGCATCCGCTTCGGCTGCAAGTGAAGCTGAAGACACAGCGCCGTCTTATAAGATGCTGGCAGCCGTGCTGTCGGTGCACATGCTGATCCTGGCCGGAATGTTAATCGCCAGTACCGATGTTGAGGTAAAGGAGCAGCTGATTACGCCGATGACAGTCAGCCTGGTCAACGCCCCATCTGCAGAAGAGCCGCAGGTAACGGAGCAGCCGCCTGAGGTGGTCACCGTACCTAAAAAACAGAAGTCGGAAGTAAAGCCAATACAAAAGCCGGTTGAGTTGCCTGCAAAAGAAGTGGAGTCTACATTGCCGGCCAGAAGTGAGCCATCTGCAATGCCGGCGGTGACTGAAGCTGCGTCTTCAGAAAGCCCGGTTAAGTCTGAAGAAGCTGCCCAGCCGGTAGAAGCGCCCGCCAAGGATAAAGCTGAGGCTGAGCCGGTGGTTGAGCCACCGCGGTTTGGTGCCGCTTATCTGAATAACCCAGCACCGGCGTATCCCTCTATTTCACGCAGGGCGGGTGAGCAGGGGCGCGTGCTGCTTAAGGTGCTGGTGTCGGAAAAAGGTTTGGCGGAAACGGTACAGCTTGATTCCAGCAGCGGCTATGAAAAGCTTGACCGGGCGGCAATCGAGGCTGTGAAAAAGTGGAGTTTTATTCCTGCTAAACGCAGTAATCAGCCTGTCAGTGCCTATGTGCTGGTGCCGGTGAAGTTTTCACTGAACAGCTAA
- a CDS encoding ExbD/TolR family protein — MIGSGSGAGVTSHTAPMSEINTTPLVDVMLVLLVIFIITAPLLTHAVKIDLPQASSQPLPEKPEVISVSIDGSGKMYWNDQVIVQGELKTRLQEIAVKKPQPELNIRADKETRYQVLAEVMADAQNVGISKLGFVSEPAKK; from the coding sequence ATGATAGGTTCAGGGAGCGGTGCAGGTGTGACATCACATACCGCACCTATGTCAGAGATCAATACCACACCATTAGTGGATGTGATGCTGGTATTGCTGGTGATCTTTATCATCACTGCGCCATTGCTGACGCATGCGGTAAAAATCGACCTGCCGCAGGCAAGCAGCCAGCCTTTGCCCGAGAAGCCGGAAGTGATTTCGGTATCCATTGATGGCTCCGGCAAGATGTACTGGAATGACCAGGTGATCGTGCAGGGGGAATTAAAAACCAGGCTGCAGGAAATCGCCGTGAAGAAGCCACAGCCGGAATTGAATATACGCGCCGACAAAGAAACGCGCTATCAGGTTCTGGCCGAAGTGATGGCAGATGCACAGAACGTCGGTATCAGTAAATTAGGGTTTGTAAGCGAGCCCGCAAAAAAATAA
- a CDS encoding heavy-metal-associated domain-containing protein gives MQTEHLKVTGLTCGGCINSLTNALKAVAGVSDVKVILATGETSVQYDEHATSPAQLRSAIDNAGFAAEPG, from the coding sequence ATGCAAACTGAACATTTAAAAGTAACAGGCTTAACCTGCGGAGGCTGTATTAACAGTTTAACGAATGCCTTGAAAGCTGTCGCTGGCGTAAGTGATGTCAAAGTGATACTGGCAACCGGTGAAACCTCTGTGCAATACGACGAACATGCAACCTCGCCAGCACAGTTGCGGTCAGCCATAGACAACGCAGGTTTCGCAGCCGAGCCAGGCTAA
- a CDS encoding Fe2+-dependent dioxygenase, translating to MLLQIPQVLNREELEQAQALLAGADWVDGRVTAGLQAAAVKNNQQLSEQAAQMGALRKIVLTALNRNPLFFSAALPLKILPPFFNRYAGDANAYGFHVDNAMRMMPDGSGYVRADVSATLFLSEPDEYDGGELVIDDTFGTHGIKLPAGSIVVYPSSSVHQVTPVTRGQRVACFMFIQSMVRDPVKRRLLYDMDMALVDLRANIGEVAPVIQLTGSYHNLLRRWTE from the coding sequence ATGTTATTGCAGATACCACAGGTATTGAACAGGGAGGAGCTCGAGCAGGCGCAGGCCTTGCTGGCTGGCGCTGATTGGGTTGATGGCCGGGTGACGGCCGGGCTGCAGGCCGCTGCGGTCAAGAATAACCAGCAGTTGTCTGAACAAGCCGCGCAAATGGGCGCATTACGTAAGATCGTATTGACTGCATTGAACCGCAATCCCCTGTTTTTCTCTGCGGCACTACCGCTAAAGATACTGCCGCCGTTTTTTAACCGTTATGCAGGCGATGCCAATGCCTATGGCTTTCATGTGGATAATGCGATGCGCATGATGCCTGACGGCAGCGGCTATGTGCGTGCCGATGTTTCTGCAACCTTGTTCCTGTCTGAGCCGGACGAATATGACGGCGGTGAACTGGTGATTGATGATACGTTCGGTACCCATGGCATTAAATTGCCGGCGGGCAGTATCGTGGTTTATCCATCTTCTTCCGTTCACCAGGTAACGCCGGTAACGCGCGGCCAGCGCGTCGCCTGCTTCATGTTTATCCAGAGCATGGTGCGCGACCCGGTCAAGCGCCGCCTGCTGTACGACATGGACATGGCGCTGGTTGACCTGCGCGCGAACATTGGTGAAGTCGCGCCGGTGATTCAGCTGACGGGCAGCTATCATAATCTGTTGAGGCGCTGGACAGAATGA
- a CDS encoding type I restriction-modification system subunit M, with protein MAARNKKQTTSEPLEKQLWKAADKLRKNIDAAEYKHIVLGLIFLKYISDSFEQQFAKLSEGKGEYAGADPEDKDEYAAENVFFVPQDARWSYLQSQAKQPDIGKLVDAAMDAIEAENASLKGVLPKVFARDNLDPASLGQLIDLVGNIALGDAKSRSADVLGHVFEYFLGEFALAEGKQGGQFYTPRSVVELLVEMLEPYNGRVFDPCCGSGGMFVQSEKFVADHQGRVNDIAIYGQESNQTTWRLAKMNLAIRGIEASQVKWNNEGSFLNDAHKDLKADYIIANPPFNVSDWSGELLRNDGRWQYGVPPAGNANFAWLQHFIYHLSPQGQAGVVLAKGALTSKTSGEGEIRKALIEQGNVIDCIVNLPAKLFLNTQIPAALWFMSRNRTNGKFRNRSNEMLFIDARNLGHLINRRTKELSHEDIRKIADTYHAWRNLPRHSALDAESSENNQALSETQPHTYQDIPGFCASVSLERVKELDYVLTPGRYVGLPDDEDDFNFAERFNALKAEFEAQLFEEEKLNKAIAENLTRVKL; from the coding sequence ATGGCTGCACGAAATAAAAAACAAACAACTTCAGAACCATTAGAGAAACAACTTTGGAAAGCAGCCGATAAACTCCGCAAAAATATCGATGCGGCTGAATACAAACACATCGTTTTAGGTTTAATTTTTCTTAAATATATTTCAGACTCCTTCGAACAGCAGTTTGCCAAATTATCAGAAGGCAAAGGCGAATACGCAGGTGCAGATCCGGAAGACAAAGACGAATACGCAGCTGAAAACGTGTTCTTTGTGCCACAGGATGCTCGTTGGAGCTACTTGCAGTCACAGGCCAAGCAGCCAGATATCGGCAAACTGGTGGATGCCGCAATGGATGCCATTGAAGCCGAAAACGCCTCACTTAAAGGCGTGTTGCCCAAAGTGTTCGCACGCGATAATTTAGACCCAGCCAGCTTAGGTCAACTCATTGATTTAGTCGGCAATATTGCTTTGGGTGATGCCAAATCACGCAGCGCAGATGTACTTGGCCATGTGTTTGAATATTTTCTAGGTGAATTTGCGCTTGCAGAAGGCAAACAAGGCGGGCAGTTCTACACCCCGCGCTCAGTGGTTGAGTTATTGGTTGAAATGCTGGAGCCATACAACGGCCGCGTGTTCGACCCCTGCTGCGGCTCTGGGGGTATGTTCGTACAATCCGAAAAGTTTGTGGCAGACCACCAGGGCCGTGTGAATGATATTGCCATCTACGGGCAAGAGAGCAACCAAACCACATGGCGCCTGGCTAAAATGAACCTTGCCATTCGCGGCATTGAAGCCAGCCAGGTGAAATGGAACAACGAAGGCAGTTTTTTAAACGATGCGCATAAAGACCTGAAAGCCGATTACATCATTGCCAACCCGCCTTTCAACGTGAGCGACTGGTCAGGCGAACTACTGCGTAACGATGGCCGCTGGCAATATGGCGTGCCGCCCGCAGGCAATGCCAATTTTGCATGGCTGCAACACTTTATTTATCATCTTTCACCACAAGGTCAAGCAGGCGTAGTGCTGGCTAAAGGCGCACTTACCAGCAAAACCAGTGGTGAAGGGGAAATACGCAAAGCACTAATTGAACAAGGCAACGTGATTGACTGCATCGTCAACCTGCCAGCCAAGCTTTTCCTCAATACGCAAATCCCCGCTGCGTTGTGGTTTATGAGCCGAAACCGTACTAATGGCAAATTTAGAAACCGCAGCAACGAGATGCTGTTTATTGATGCCCGCAACTTAGGGCACCTCATCAACCGCCGCACCAAAGAACTGAGCCACGAAGATATTCGCAAAATCGCAGATACCTATCACGCATGGCGTAACCTACCCCGTCATTCCGCACTTGATGCGGAATCCAGCGAAAACAATCAAGCGCTGAGTGAAACTCAACCGCACACCTACCAAGACATCCCCGGTTTCTGTGCCTCCGTTAGTCTGGAACGCGTTAAAGAACTGGATTACGTGCTCACCCCAGGCCGTTATGTAGGCTTGCCAGATGATGAAGATGACTTTAACTTTGCTGAGCGCTTTAATGCCCTAAAAGCAGAATTTGAAGCGCAGTTGTTTGAGGAAGAAAAACTCAATAAAGCGATTGCAGAGAATTTGACGAGGGTGAAGCTGTGA
- a CDS encoding thermonuclease family protein, protein MKKLLLAGLLLALPAHADVITGRVVAVADGDTITVRDAAHKDYKVRLSGIDAPEKAQPFGAAAKKSLSSLVSGKEVTVDLIRRDYYPHVVGRVLVYGLDVNLVQIERGMAWFFRHYQNEHPTEDSEKYMQAQNVAENKRIGLWADKNPTPPWEFRKQGRLNP, encoded by the coding sequence ATGAAAAAACTTTTGTTAGCAGGCTTATTGCTCGCGTTGCCGGCTCATGCCGATGTGATTACCGGGCGCGTGGTCGCCGTGGCTGATGGCGACACCATTACGGTACGCGATGCTGCGCATAAGGACTACAAGGTCAGGCTTTCTGGCATCGATGCCCCTGAAAAGGCTCAACCATTTGGAGCCGCTGCAAAAAAATCTCTTTCCAGCCTGGTTTCCGGTAAAGAAGTGACGGTCGACCTGATCAGGCGTGATTATTACCCACACGTGGTGGGCAGGGTGCTTGTATATGGGCTTGATGTGAACCTAGTGCAGATCGAGCGCGGCATGGCCTGGTTTTTCAGGCATTACCAGAACGAACATCCAACCGAGGACTCTGAAAAATATATGCAGGCCCAGAATGTAGCCGAAAATAAGCGCATCGGCTTGTGGGCTGACAAGAACCCGACCCCGCCATGGGAATTCAGGAAACAAGGCAGGTTAAACCCGTAA
- a CDS encoding quinone oxidoreductase family protein encodes MSKAIRIHQVGGPDVLQWEETDVGAPGPGQARLKQTAVGLNYIDVYHRTGLYPVALPFTPGMEAAGIVDAVGAGVTHLKVGDRVAYASVMGAYAEERLIAADRLIKLPDTISDVTAAAMMLQGMTARYLIRDIYKVGPGDTILVHAAAGGVGLIVCQWAAALGATVIGTVSTDEKAALAKANGCHYPIVYAREDFQSRVLEITGGQKLAVVYDSVGKDTFMKSLDCLRPRGLMVLFGASSGAVPPVDLSVLAQKGSLLITRPILATFIADRPQLEANANDLIQVVTSGKVKVHVNQTYPLKDAAIAHRDLEARKTTGATVLTV; translated from the coding sequence ATGTCTAAAGCTATTCGAATTCATCAGGTTGGCGGCCCGGATGTGCTGCAATGGGAGGAGACTGATGTCGGCGCTCCCGGCCCTGGGCAGGCAAGGCTGAAACAAACAGCTGTCGGACTGAATTATATCGATGTTTACCACCGTACGGGACTATATCCGGTAGCGCTTCCTTTTACTCCGGGGATGGAAGCGGCGGGCATCGTTGACGCTGTTGGTGCAGGCGTGACCCACTTGAAAGTTGGCGACAGGGTGGCTTACGCCTCGGTGATGGGTGCTTATGCGGAAGAAAGGCTTATCGCCGCTGACCGTTTAATCAAACTGCCTGACACGATCAGCGATGTAACGGCAGCAGCAATGATGCTGCAAGGGATGACGGCGCGTTATCTGATCCGGGATATTTACAAGGTTGGCCCCGGCGATACTATTCTCGTGCATGCGGCCGCCGGCGGTGTCGGTTTGATTGTCTGCCAGTGGGCGGCAGCCCTGGGTGCAACGGTGATCGGCACAGTGTCTACAGATGAAAAGGCCGCATTGGCGAAAGCCAATGGCTGTCATTACCCGATTGTTTACGCGCGCGAGGATTTCCAGTCGCGGGTGCTGGAAATTACCGGCGGGCAGAAATTGGCTGTGGTCTATGACTCGGTAGGCAAAGATACTTTTATGAAGTCTCTGGATTGTTTGCGGCCGCGTGGGCTCATGGTGCTGTTCGGTGCGTCGTCTGGTGCGGTTCCGCCTGTGGATTTATCTGTTCTGGCGCAGAAGGGCTCGCTATTGATCACCCGGCCGATACTGGCTACCTTTATTGCCGACAGGCCTCAGCTTGAAGCAAATGCGAATGACCTGATACAGGTGGTGACTTCAGGCAAGGTAAAAGTTCATGTGAACCAGACCTACCCGCTTAAGGATGCCGCGATCGCGCATCGTGACCTTGAAGCGAGAAAAACAACCGGTGCCACTGTGCTGACTGTTTGA
- a CDS encoding TonB-dependent receptor, whose product MKLYQQKKSAQKSLYLAVILAVQSMTAIAEEKVEKAAEQQELEEVNVKASAIPVADGYQATKTRVGKVLQDPHDIPQAVTTVTNSLMKDQQLASLKEALSNVAGLTFNAAEGGRAGDNMMLRGFYTFGDIYLDGVRDTAQYNRELFNLEQVDVLRGSAAMLFGRGQAGGVINQVSKMAKLTDENTVSGSLGSYNYHQFTGDFNQKLGDTTAIRLNVMDRAEENYRKNPTNGDRPRLDRQGIALSFGTGIGTDNEFFLNHVTTKTDDDPDFGVSFFNKRPVNVNTAGGKIDDSVYYGGSKNFDSSNTSITTAIFTHKFSEDTQLRTQFRDADYVRAYWAQKPSSTVLPTADFSSTGAVTRQMHYQTQTLQSDFSTKFELAGLKHQFLSGVEYLKEKNYRSTLIDLAPGAEKYYNAGTEDTANPTKFDADNYAVYFQDTVTIAPKWDVLFGMRRDELRADYSSATSPKLSYGENSYRTALSYHHTPEAHYYVSYSDSFSPTADLYQLTVKPQPPERSKTIELGSKWLFLDGDLAFRAALYSTEKDWERNTDLESTAAILTKKRRTNGLEFELAGRITENWEVFSGLAFMDAEIVEVAENVNANTGVITKSYSGYQGQRPRNTPPATFNIWSTYKFAEKWKFGMGLEAKAERLGYSPQGATPGNNFTDGKFDPNKLPGYARVDAMLSYEEKKWAVKLNVKNLLDKTYYDAIYDNGGFSVPGNSRTAILTTEFKF is encoded by the coding sequence ATGAAATTGTATCAACAAAAAAAATCTGCACAGAAATCGCTGTACCTGGCGGTGATCCTTGCGGTGCAGTCCATGACTGCAATCGCCGAGGAGAAAGTGGAAAAAGCTGCTGAACAGCAGGAGCTTGAGGAGGTGAATGTCAAGGCCAGCGCAATACCGGTTGCAGATGGCTATCAGGCAACCAAAACGCGTGTCGGCAAAGTGCTGCAGGATCCGCATGACATCCCGCAGGCGGTCACTACCGTGACGAACAGCCTGATGAAGGACCAGCAGCTTGCATCACTGAAAGAAGCGCTGTCAAATGTGGCTGGCTTGACATTCAATGCGGCTGAAGGCGGCCGTGCCGGCGACAACATGATGCTGCGCGGTTTTTATACATTCGGCGATATTTACCTTGATGGCGTGCGTGATACTGCGCAATACAACCGTGAGCTTTTCAACCTGGAGCAGGTGGATGTGTTACGTGGTTCAGCGGCCATGCTGTTTGGCCGTGGTCAGGCGGGCGGCGTCATCAACCAGGTGTCAAAAATGGCAAAGCTTACTGATGAAAACACGGTGAGCGGCTCATTGGGCAGCTACAACTATCATCAGTTTACCGGCGATTTCAATCAAAAACTGGGCGATACCACGGCAATCCGCCTCAACGTGATGGACCGTGCGGAAGAGAACTACCGTAAGAATCCAACCAATGGCGACAGGCCAAGGCTTGACCGTCAGGGTATCGCGCTTAGCTTTGGTACCGGTATCGGGACAGATAACGAGTTCTTCCTGAACCATGTCACGACCAAAACCGATGATGATCCGGATTTCGGCGTTTCGTTCTTCAACAAGCGGCCTGTCAATGTCAATACCGCAGGCGGAAAAATCGACGACTCCGTGTATTACGGCGGCAGCAAGAACTTTGATAGCAGCAACACGTCAATTACTACCGCCATCTTCACGCATAAGTTCAGTGAAGATACGCAATTGCGTACACAATTCAGGGATGCCGACTATGTGCGTGCCTATTGGGCACAGAAGCCAAGTTCAACCGTGCTGCCAACGGCAGATTTCAGCAGCACCGGTGCCGTTACGCGGCAAATGCATTACCAGACGCAGACCCTGCAGTCTGATTTCAGCACTAAATTTGAATTGGCCGGGTTAAAGCACCAGTTCCTGTCTGGGGTTGAATATCTCAAAGAGAAGAATTATCGCAGTACTTTGATTGATCTCGCGCCTGGTGCCGAGAAATACTACAATGCAGGTACCGAGGATACTGCCAATCCGACCAAGTTCGATGCGGATAACTATGCCGTGTACTTCCAGGATACGGTGACCATTGCGCCAAAATGGGATGTGCTGTTCGGCATGCGCCGCGATGAGCTGCGTGCGGATTACTCCAGCGCGACTTCACCCAAGTTAAGTTACGGTGAAAACAGCTATCGTACGGCTTTATCGTACCACCACACCCCGGAAGCGCATTACTACGTAAGTTACAGCGATTCTTTCAGCCCGACGGCTGACTTGTACCAGCTGACCGTGAAACCGCAGCCGCCTGAAAGAAGCAAAACCATCGAGCTGGGCAGTAAATGGCTGTTCCTTGATGGCGATCTGGCTTTCAGGGCTGCGCTGTATAGCACTGAAAAAGACTGGGAGCGCAACACAGACCTGGAATCAACCGCGGCGATCCTGACGAAAAAGCGTCGTACCAATGGCCTGGAGTTTGAGCTGGCCGGCCGTATTACAGAAAACTGGGAAGTGTTCAGCGGCCTGGCATTCATGGATGCCGAGATCGTGGAAGTGGCAGAAAACGTGAACGCGAATACCGGTGTGATCACAAAGTCTTACAGCGGTTACCAGGGACAGCGCCCAAGAAACACGCCGCCGGCTACTTTCAATATCTGGAGTACGTACAAGTTTGCCGAGAAATGGAAATTCGGCATGGGTCTGGAAGCCAAAGCTGAACGTCTTGGATACAGCCCACAGGGTGCGACCCCGGGAAATAACTTTACGGATGGCAAGTTTGACCCGAATAAACTGCCGGGTTATGCACGTGTAGACGCCATGTTAAGTTATGAAGAAAAGAAATGGGCAGTCAAGCTGAACGTCAAGAACCTGCTGGACAAAACCTATTACGACGCAATTTATGACAATGGCGGTTTCAGCGTTCCGGGCAATAGCCGTACCGCGATACTCACCACTGAGTTTAAATTCTAA
- a CDS encoding aminotransferase-like domain-containing protein, translated as MKLYEQLADSIAKSIQQGTLCRGDKLPSVRHTSFSRKVSTSTVLEAYYLLEARGLITARERSGYFVTSGGISIPSSPEPAMQADPELTRVDVSELVFQVLQSIRVKNIVPLGSAFPSPLLFPRASLARTMASSIQTMDPWSSVDTLSTGDANLRRQIALRYMIDGLHIAADEIIVTNGALEALNLCLMAVTRPGDTVLIESPTFYAALQSIERIGLRAVEVPSHPKDGIDLEAMERAIERHRPQACWLMTNFQNPLGSLLSAEKKQALVALITKHQVPLIEDDVYSELYFGEKRPMPAKAFDTEGLVMHCSSFSKCLAPGYRVGWVAPGRYAQSVERLKLTTTISASAPAQITLGRYLQKGGYDKHLRNLRHTLLVNQIKFVEAIERYFPQGTCLTAPQGGYFLWIKLPDGVDALKLHQLAAAQGISIAPGPIFSAQRSFTDYIRLNYGHLWDARIEASLATLGKLVSNLMPQ; from the coding sequence ATGAAACTTTACGAACAGCTTGCCGATTCCATTGCCAAATCCATTCAACAAGGCACGCTCTGCCGGGGCGATAAATTGCCCTCAGTTCGCCACACCAGCTTCAGCCGCAAGGTAAGCACATCGACAGTACTGGAAGCCTACTACCTGCTGGAGGCACGGGGGCTGATCACTGCCCGCGAGCGCTCCGGCTACTTTGTAACCAGTGGCGGCATCAGCATCCCCTCCTCCCCGGAACCTGCGATGCAGGCAGACCCGGAATTAACGCGGGTTGATGTCAGCGAACTCGTGTTCCAGGTGCTGCAATCGATCCGGGTTAAAAACATTGTGCCGTTAGGCTCTGCATTTCCCAGCCCGCTTTTATTCCCGCGTGCCAGCCTGGCCAGAACCATGGCTTCCAGCATACAGACTATGGATCCCTGGTCCAGTGTGGATACCCTGAGTACCGGTGATGCCAATCTGCGGCGCCAGATTGCATTGCGCTACATGATTGATGGTTTGCACATAGCCGCTGACGAAATCATCGTCACCAATGGAGCGCTGGAGGCCTTGAATCTATGCCTGATGGCTGTAACCAGACCCGGCGACACGGTGTTGATCGAATCCCCGACCTTTTACGCCGCCCTTCAATCCATAGAACGTATCGGCCTGCGTGCAGTAGAAGTGCCGAGCCACCCCAAAGACGGCATAGACCTTGAGGCGATGGAAAGGGCAATAGAACGCCACCGGCCGCAGGCATGCTGGCTAATGACCAATTTTCAGAACCCGCTAGGCAGCTTGCTTTCCGCTGAAAAGAAGCAAGCATTGGTCGCCCTCATCACCAAACATCAAGTGCCGCTGATAGAAGACGATGTTTACAGCGAACTCTACTTTGGTGAAAAAAGACCGATGCCGGCCAAAGCTTTCGATACAGAAGGCCTGGTCATGCATTGCTCTTCATTTTCAAAATGCCTGGCGCCCGGTTACCGTGTGGGCTGGGTAGCTCCCGGCCGCTATGCACAGTCAGTGGAGCGGCTTAAACTCACCACCACAATCTCAGCTTCTGCGCCTGCCCAGATCACTTTAGGCAGGTATCTGCAAAAAGGCGGTTATGACAAACACCTGCGCAATCTCCGTCACACATTGCTCGTGAACCAGATCAAGTTCGTTGAGGCCATCGAACGCTATTTCCCTCAAGGCACTTGCCTGACAGCGCCACAGGGCGGGTATTTCCTGTGGATCAAACTTCCGGACGGCGTGGATGCGCTGAAGCTGCACCAGCTGGCTGCGGCCCAAGGCATCAGCATTGCACCTGGGCCGATTTTTTCTGCCCAGAGAAGCTTCACCGACTATATCAGGCTGAATTACGGCCATCTCTGGGATGCGAGAATTGAGGCTTCCCTGGCAACACTAGGTAAACTGGTCAGCAACCTCATGCCGCAATAA
- the hemP gene encoding hemin uptake protein HemP: MDKSLMEDSKVLSSRAVDSSNPYVITSEVLFNGARELLIKHANESYRLRITNQGKLILTK, translated from the coding sequence ATGGATAAAAGCCTGATGGAAGATAGCAAAGTGCTTAGCAGCAGGGCTGTCGATTCGTCCAATCCCTATGTTATTACCAGTGAAGTTTTATTTAACGGTGCGCGTGAGCTGCTGATCAAGCATGCGAATGAAAGTTACCGTTTGCGTATTACCAATCAGGGCAAACTCATTCTTACCAAGTAG